Proteins from a genomic interval of Oceanispirochaeta crateris:
- a CDS encoding YdeI/OmpD-associated family protein → MPETEQTKFMTFATPKDLGHWLKMYHTTESELWLKVFKKKTEIPSVTWEDIVVESLCWGWIDGIKKSIDDQAYLQRITPRKERSNWSKRNREHAERLIAEGRMTEYGLLPIRAAQADGRWENAYAASEMKVPEDFLIALESQPKAKLFFEKLNKSSHYVIAHGLISAKRAETRQKRFIKYMDMLIREENPGPGSRKIKQ, encoded by the coding sequence ATGCCTGAGACCGAACAAACAAAATTCATGACCTTTGCAACCCCCAAAGATCTCGGCCACTGGCTCAAGATGTATCACACTACCGAAAGTGAACTCTGGTTAAAAGTATTCAAAAAAAAGACAGAGATTCCCAGTGTGACATGGGAGGATATCGTGGTTGAATCACTCTGCTGGGGATGGATTGACGGCATTAAAAAATCAATTGATGATCAAGCCTACCTTCAAAGAATCACTCCCAGAAAAGAGCGTAGTAACTGGTCTAAAAGAAACAGAGAACATGCGGAGCGTTTGATAGCAGAAGGTCGAATGACAGAATATGGACTCTTGCCTATTCGAGCCGCACAAGCGGACGGGCGCTGGGAGAATGCTTACGCAGCAAGTGAAATGAAAGTCCCTGAAGATTTCCTGATTGCACTGGAGAGCCAGCCGAAGGCAAAACTGTTTTTTGAAAAGCTTAACAAATCGAGTCATTATGTTATTGCCCATGGATTGATAAGCGCAAAGAGGGCAGAAACCAGACAAAAGCGTTTTATTAAATACATGGACATGCTTATTCGTGAAGAAAATCCGGGCCCTGGCTCCAGGAAAATAAAACAATAG
- a CDS encoding P-II family nitrogen regulator → MKMIVAYIQPEKLNAVKQELFKDEIHKISVTNAMGCGQQMGYTETYRGVDMEVNLLKKVRIEIAVTAAFVQPTVDAIIRGARTGEIGDGKIFILPIEEAIRIRSGEKGDAAIG, encoded by the coding sequence ATGAAAATGATCGTAGCGTACATTCAGCCTGAAAAACTGAACGCAGTAAAACAGGAATTATTCAAGGATGAAATCCATAAGATTTCAGTCACAAATGCCATGGGATGCGGACAGCAGATGGGTTACACAGAAACCTACCGTGGTGTAGATATGGAAGTGAATCTACTTAAAAAGGTACGTATTGAAATCGCTGTAACAGCAGCCTTCGTACAGCCTACAGTAGATGCCATCATCCGGGGTGCCAGAACCGGAGAAATTGGAGACGGAAAGATTTTCATCCTTCCCATCGAAGAGGCCATCCGCATCAGAAGCGGAGAAAAAGGTGATGCAGCAATCGGCTGA
- a CDS encoding CGGC domain-containing protein, protein MKVGIIICARYSNCGGGKCLKSMKERVGGFADYPIKEDLELVGFSNCGGCPGGNIEYVPEEMIKNGAEAIHFATGMVVGYPPCPSIDQFKEYIETHYHIPVIVGTHPIPLKYLNTHNKLSHWKTAKMDRIAGSLMDEDKKIMASYN, encoded by the coding sequence ATGAAAGTGGGTATTATAATTTGTGCACGGTATTCAAATTGTGGTGGTGGAAAATGCCTAAAATCAATGAAAGAGCGTGTAGGAGGATTTGCCGATTATCCAATAAAGGAAGATCTTGAATTAGTTGGTTTTTCAAACTGCGGCGGTTGCCCTGGCGGCAATATTGAATACGTACCTGAAGAAATGATCAAAAACGGTGCAGAGGCCATTCATTTTGCTACCGGAATGGTAGTAGGTTACCCCCCCTGCCCCTCTATAGACCAGTTTAAAGAGTATATTGAAACCCATTATCATATTCCTGTGATTGTAGGGACCCATCCAATTCCCCTGAAATACCTGAATACTCATAACAAACTTTCCCACTGGAAAACAGCAAAAATGGATAGAATTGCCGGTTCTCTCATGGATGAAGACAAAAAAATCATGGCATCGTATAATTAA
- a CDS encoding lactoylglutathione lyase family protein — MTYPKAMSHIGLSVPDLEAAVKFYQDVMGWYILMPPTRIDKDDSDIGIMCSDVFGDEWTNFKIAHTVTSDGIGVEIFEFPDNEPAGQFNFKRTGLFHFAVQDPDIEGLVKKIVENGGKQRMPIREYYKGEKPYRMCYVEDPFGIVFEVYSHSYELTYSSGAYIKS, encoded by the coding sequence ATGACGTATCCAAAAGCAATGTCTCACATAGGACTGTCTGTTCCGGATCTTGAGGCGGCCGTAAAATTTTATCAGGATGTAATGGGGTGGTATATTCTCATGCCACCAACTAGAATTGACAAAGATGATAGCGATATCGGGATCATGTGCAGTGATGTTTTCGGTGATGAATGGACTAATTTTAAAATAGCCCATACGGTAACATCCGATGGAATTGGTGTTGAGATATTTGAATTCCCTGATAATGAACCTGCAGGGCAGTTTAATTTTAAGAGAACAGGATTATTCCATTTTGCTGTTCAAGATCCTGATATTGAAGGACTCGTTAAGAAAATTGTAGAAAATGGTGGTAAACAGAGAATGCCGATCCGGGAATACTATAAGGGGGAGAAACCCTACAGAATGTGTTATGTAGAGGATCCTTTTGGAATTGTATTTGAAGTATATTCCCATAGTTATGAGCTTACATATTCTTCCGGTGCTTATATCAAATCATAG
- a CDS encoding AraC family transcriptional regulator encodes MDKTHTYIERINRVIDYIESNLEDEITLDDLAGIADLSKYHFHRIFHSFTNESLYGFISRLRIERAATFLLLQERSLTEIALSCGFNDSATFSRAFKKQFKMSATEWKKKHNSKIHQDKNRKSTNNISMKIPKEGHLNVLLTEEKDLHDMHIAYIRHTGSYAGNLKLFKSLHKKLMEWATPSGLTKNPQTKDLVIYHDSMGITDNDKLRISLGIIIPEGTRVSGEIGSLCISKGKYLLCRFEVHKDEFGQAWTQVFRTILPQRGLQTDDGYCFELYPPNCYNKAKETTLVDIYVPIKRIE; translated from the coding sequence ATGGATAAAACTCATACTTACATAGAACGAATCAATAGAGTAATAGATTATATTGAAAGTAATCTTGAAGATGAAATTACCCTGGATGATTTAGCAGGAATTGCAGATTTGTCAAAATACCACTTTCACAGGATATTCCATTCCTTCACAAATGAATCTCTCTATGGCTTTATATCCAGATTAAGGATCGAACGTGCTGCTACTTTTTTGTTGTTGCAAGAAAGATCACTCACAGAGATTGCACTCTCCTGTGGGTTCAACGACTCAGCTACTTTTTCAAGAGCCTTTAAGAAACAATTTAAAATGTCAGCTACTGAGTGGAAAAAAAAGCATAATAGCAAGATTCATCAAGACAAGAATCGTAAATCTACCAATAATATCAGTATGAAGATCCCTAAGGAAGGGCATCTAAATGTATTACTTACGGAGGAAAAAGATCTTCATGACATGCATATAGCCTACATCCGTCATACAGGTTCTTATGCAGGAAATCTTAAATTGTTTAAGTCTTTACACAAGAAGCTGATGGAATGGGCGACCCCATCCGGTTTAACAAAGAATCCTCAGACAAAGGATTTAGTCATCTATCATGATTCGATGGGGATTACTGACAATGATAAGTTAAGGATTTCCCTTGGAATTATCATACCAGAAGGCACCAGGGTTTCAGGAGAAATTGGTAGCTTATGTATTTCAAAAGGAAAATATCTTTTATGCAGATTTGAAGTGCATAAGGATGAATTCGGACAAGCCTGGACACAGGTATTTAGAACGATACTGCCCCAGAGAGGATTGCAAACGGACGATGGTTATTGCTTTGAACTATACCCACCCAATTGTTATAACAAGGCAAAAGAGACCACACTCGTAGACATTTATGTGCCAATCAAGAGGATTGAATAG
- the rbsD gene encoding D-ribose pyranase: protein MKRGTLLNSEISSVIASMGHTDSLTIGDAGLPIPLHTKRIDLAVTKGVPSFIQVLSAVLDELCIEKVALAEEMRNENSEGLDDILALMTEYESKTGYKPSMTFIPHKDFKKLSADSRAIVRTGEVMPFANIILFSGVTF, encoded by the coding sequence ATGAAAAGAGGTACTCTATTGAATTCCGAAATATCATCTGTGATAGCATCGATGGGTCATACAGATTCACTCACCATAGGAGATGCGGGTCTCCCCATACCCCTTCATACAAAAAGAATAGATCTTGCCGTGACCAAGGGGGTTCCATCTTTTATCCAGGTCCTTTCTGCGGTTCTCGATGAGTTATGCATTGAAAAAGTCGCCCTTGCAGAAGAGATGAGAAATGAGAACTCCGAAGGCTTGGATGATATACTGGCATTGATGACCGAATATGAGTCAAAAACCGGTTACAAGCCATCCATGACATTCATACCCCACAAAGATTTCAAAAAACTCAGTGCTGATTCAAGAGCCATTGTACGCACAGGAGAGGTGATGCCCTTTGCAAATATCATCCTGTTTTCTGGAGTAACATTCTAA
- a CDS encoding YgaP family membrane protein: protein MKNMGSLDRIIRLILGLVLIAGGLVFQVQSGHLWWLVLPGALMVITSSVGVCPAYIPFKLSTKKKD, encoded by the coding sequence ATGAAAAATATGGGATCATTGGATCGTATTATCAGATTGATTCTTGGGCTTGTCCTCATTGCAGGAGGTCTCGTTTTTCAGGTTCAAAGTGGACATTTATGGTGGCTTGTTCTGCCAGGGGCTCTGATGGTCATCACATCCTCTGTCGGGGTCTGTCCTGCTTATATTCCCTTTAAACTCAGTACAAAGAAAAAAGACTGA
- a CDS encoding HU family DNA-binding protein: MNKQDLVRELSQNLDMSQKAVRETLDALMEEIILIMEEGEKYNQSGFGTFKAELTNERISYNPVLKKRMKLPVRKKVKFRPSAKLKDKINE; encoded by the coding sequence ATGAACAAACAGGACCTGGTCAGAGAACTGTCTCAAAACCTCGATATGTCTCAAAAAGCAGTCAGAGAAACACTGGACGCCCTCATGGAAGAGATCATCTTAATAATGGAAGAGGGCGAAAAATACAACCAATCCGGTTTTGGGACCTTCAAGGCAGAGTTGACAAATGAGCGCATCAGCTACAATCCTGTCCTCAAAAAACGAATGAAACTACCCGTCAGAAAGAAGGTAAAGTTCAGACCCTCAGCCAAACTCAAGGATAAAATCAATGAGTAA
- a CDS encoding ACT domain-containing protein, which produces MSGEENLQKLLQNMTPTLDNKEYVFITTEKTLREMSHLNPLGTFIEEEGLTLIIQKKIAQSEGLKFDGVFKKITLQVHSSLDAVGLTAVVASKLKEDYISANVVAAYYHDHIFVQSTLSEKALDSLKELTIESRIQKAE; this is translated from the coding sequence ATGTCAGGTGAAGAAAACCTACAAAAATTATTACAAAATATGACTCCCACTTTAGATAACAAAGAGTACGTATTTATCACAACAGAAAAGACTTTAAGAGAAATGTCCCATTTAAACCCTTTAGGAACATTCATAGAAGAAGAAGGCCTCACCCTCATTATTCAGAAAAAGATAGCCCAGTCAGAAGGACTAAAATTTGATGGCGTATTCAAAAAAATTACGTTACAAGTGCATTCCAGCCTTGATGCCGTTGGATTGACAGCTGTTGTCGCTTCCAAATTAAAGGAGGATTATATCAGCGCCAATGTGGTAGCTGCTTATTATCATGATCATATTTTTGTTCAATCGACCCTTTCTGAAAAAGCTTTGGATTCCTTAAAAGAGTTGACCATCGAAAGTCGAATCCAAAAGGCAGAATGA
- a CDS encoding ArsR/SmtB family transcription factor codes for MEKIFKALSNPLRVQILYWLKDPKIHFPPMEHLPDDQKGKGYVCVSVIQEKSGITQSTISQYLQIMKEADLLRSHRIGQWTYYQRNEKIILEFAEYIKKDL; via the coding sequence GTGGAAAAAATATTTAAAGCCTTATCGAATCCCTTGAGAGTTCAGATTTTATATTGGCTGAAAGATCCAAAAATCCATTTTCCCCCGATGGAGCATCTGCCTGATGATCAAAAGGGGAAGGGGTATGTTTGTGTTTCTGTTATTCAGGAAAAATCAGGAATTACCCAATCCACTATTTCTCAATATCTTCAAATTATGAAAGAGGCAGATTTACTTAGAAGTCATAGGATAGGTCAGTGGACTTATTATCAAAGAAATGAAAAAATTATACTGGAGTTTGCAGAATATATTAAAAAGGATCTGTAA
- a CDS encoding N-acetyltransferase, which translates to MNYIALNRTNIETEHICCAISDKKCLEGYKLKKEWLKDEFENGYRFKRINERAKVFIEYGPAEKAWIPVSAPNYFMIACFWVSGRYKGNGHGKALLQEAIQDAKKQGRDGLVTVVGKKKFHFMSDTKWLLKQGFKECDSTAAGFLLLSLPFNENASLPHFNEQAKVGTCPDDKGYVVYYTNRCPFTEYHIRESLTETASKRNIEIKVIKLETMELAQSSPTPATIFSLFHNGNFVTTDISVCMDSRFDKILSPK; encoded by the coding sequence ATGAACTATATTGCATTGAATAGGACCAATATAGAGACAGAGCATATCTGTTGTGCCATTTCTGATAAGAAATGTCTGGAAGGATATAAGCTCAAAAAAGAGTGGCTCAAAGATGAATTCGAAAATGGATACAGATTTAAACGAATAAATGAAAGAGCAAAGGTATTCATTGAGTATGGGCCTGCCGAAAAAGCATGGATTCCAGTCTCAGCTCCCAATTATTTTATGATAGCTTGCTTTTGGGTCTCCGGAAGGTATAAAGGAAATGGCCATGGAAAAGCTTTGCTTCAGGAAGCAATACAAGACGCGAAGAAACAGGGCAGGGATGGATTAGTAACGGTTGTAGGAAAGAAAAAATTCCATTTTATGAGTGATACAAAATGGTTGCTGAAACAGGGATTTAAGGAGTGTGATTCGACAGCCGCGGGATTCTTGCTATTGTCACTTCCTTTCAATGAAAATGCTTCTTTACCGCATTTTAATGAACAGGCGAAAGTAGGAACATGTCCAGATGACAAAGGTTATGTTGTTTACTACACGAACCGCTGCCCCTTCACCGAATACCACATTAGAGAATCATTGACAGAAACAGCTTCAAAAAGGAATATAGAAATAAAAGTCATCAAACTTGAGACTATGGAGCTCGCTCAATCTTCCCCGACACCGGCAACAATTTTTTCCTTATTTCACAATGGTAACTTTGTTACAACAGATATAAGTGTTTGTATGGATAGTCGATTTGATAAGATCTTGAGCCCCAAATAG
- a CDS encoding glutamine synthetase III, producing MSVDYSKTPLESIYGENCFSESVMKQRLPKSVFKEFKKVQVGEIDLSLDVAEVIASAMKDWAIEKGATHYTHWFQPLTGLTAEKHDSFISPESDGTILMEFSGKELIQGEPDASSFPNGGLRATFEARGYTAWDTGSPAFLKADNTGLTLTIPTAFVSYTGEALDKKTPLLRSMDAISTQAMRILKVLGNTTSKRVMSSVGPEQEYFLIDKEYFQARPDIKLTGRTVFGTMSAKGQEMDDHYFGVIKDRVADFMRDLNTELWKLGISAKTQHNEVAPNQFELAPIYASANVATDANQLTMEMMKKIADKHNLACLLHEKPFAGINGNGKHNNWSIATDDGINLLNPGETPHDNAQFLLFTVATIKAVDVYAPILRASAASPGNDHRLGANEAPPAVISIFLGDQLTNILEKMAAGKPVEALDGKMMEIGATTLPKLPMDMTDRNRTSPFAFTGNKFEFRMVGSTQSVAGPNVVLNTAVASILDEFAERLEKASDVNAEIQKIICETYSAHERVIFNGNGYSGEWLVEAEKRGLPNLTSTVAALPVYIEKSSVELFGKYNVLNKEELESRVDIYLENYSKQINIEAGVALEMANRLIFPVVSEFAASIADTILSIKSVVPTADTAAQESLLDNLNGQMECMLKTGIALGKEIEAALELEDDLLAQAKAYREKVFPAMEDLRVCADALEKITDKQLWPYPSYEDMLFNL from the coding sequence ATGAGCGTTGATTATTCAAAAACACCATTGGAATCCATTTATGGTGAAAATTGCTTCAGTGAATCAGTAATGAAGCAGAGATTGCCAAAAAGTGTTTTCAAGGAATTCAAGAAAGTTCAGGTTGGAGAAATTGACCTGTCTCTGGATGTAGCAGAAGTCATAGCATCAGCCATGAAAGACTGGGCTATTGAAAAGGGTGCTACCCACTATACACACTGGTTTCAGCCACTTACAGGCCTGACTGCGGAAAAGCATGATTCGTTCATCTCTCCAGAAAGTGATGGAACAATCCTCATGGAATTTTCTGGAAAAGAACTGATTCAGGGAGAACCCGATGCATCTTCTTTTCCAAACGGCGGTTTGAGAGCCACATTCGAAGCTCGCGGCTACACAGCCTGGGATACAGGCTCCCCTGCATTTTTGAAAGCAGACAACACAGGCTTAACACTCACAATTCCAACAGCCTTTGTTTCCTATACCGGAGAAGCTCTGGATAAGAAGACTCCCCTTCTCCGCTCCATGGATGCAATCAGCACACAGGCAATGAGAATCCTCAAAGTCCTGGGAAATACAACATCCAAAAGAGTCATGTCATCTGTTGGCCCCGAACAGGAATACTTCCTCATCGATAAAGAATACTTTCAGGCCAGACCAGACATAAAGCTCACTGGTAGAACCGTCTTTGGTACCATGTCTGCCAAAGGCCAGGAAATGGACGACCACTACTTTGGAGTCATCAAGGACAGAGTTGCAGACTTCATGAGAGACCTGAATACTGAATTATGGAAACTGGGAATATCCGCAAAAACCCAGCATAACGAAGTAGCTCCCAATCAGTTTGAGCTTGCCCCCATTTACGCCTCTGCAAATGTTGCAACAGACGCAAACCAGCTGACAATGGAAATGATGAAAAAAATAGCCGATAAACATAATCTGGCCTGCCTTCTTCATGAAAAACCCTTTGCCGGAATCAACGGTAACGGAAAACACAACAACTGGTCGATTGCAACAGATGATGGAATCAATCTGCTGAATCCTGGTGAAACTCCCCATGACAATGCTCAGTTCCTCCTTTTTACTGTAGCAACAATTAAAGCTGTAGATGTGTATGCTCCCATCCTAAGAGCATCCGCTGCCAGCCCTGGAAATGATCACAGACTGGGTGCAAATGAAGCACCTCCTGCAGTAATTTCCATATTCCTTGGTGACCAGCTGACCAACATCCTTGAAAAGATGGCGGCAGGAAAACCCGTAGAAGCACTCGATGGTAAAATGATGGAAATTGGGGCAACTACACTGCCTAAACTTCCCATGGACATGACCGACAGAAACAGAACATCTCCCTTTGCCTTCACAGGTAACAAGTTTGAGTTCAGAATGGTTGGATCAACACAGTCTGTAGCCGGTCCCAACGTTGTTCTGAACACAGCTGTAGCCTCCATCCTGGATGAGTTTGCAGAGAGACTTGAAAAAGCTTCTGATGTGAATGCAGAGATTCAGAAGATTATCTGTGAAACATACAGTGCCCATGAAAGAGTCATCTTCAATGGAAATGGTTATTCTGGTGAATGGTTGGTTGAAGCCGAAAAACGAGGCCTCCCCAACCTGACATCTACAGTGGCAGCCCTTCCTGTATATATCGAAAAGAGCAGTGTTGAACTCTTTGGTAAATACAATGTTCTGAACAAGGAAGAACTCGAGTCCAGAGTTGATATTTATCTTGAAAACTACAGCAAGCAGATCAACATCGAAGCTGGCGTGGCCCTTGAAATGGCCAACCGTCTCATCTTCCCTGTAGTCAGTGAATTTGCAGCCAGCATTGCCGATACAATCCTTTCAATCAAGTCCGTCGTTCCCACTGCGGACACAGCAGCCCAGGAATCTCTGCTGGATAACCTGAACGGACAGATGGAATGTATGTTGAAGACTGGTATTGCCCTCGGCAAAGAAATTGAAGCGGCACTTGAACTGGAAGATGATCTTCTGGCCCAGGCAAAAGCATACAGAGAAAAAGTATTCCCAGCCATGGAAGACTTAAGAGTTTGTGCAGATGCACTCGAAAAGATAACAGACAAACAGTTATGGCCTTATCCTTCTTATGAAGATATGCTTTTCAATCTTTAA
- a CDS encoding MFS transporter: protein MIKRFSLYGFLKNQKYYEPFILLAFLQMGLSYTLIGFLIAFREFMVNLMEIPSGAIADVWGRRRSMILSFFAYIIHFALIGFAGTFAVNGRIPYPLLLVFLFVSMVFFAVGDAFRTGTHKAMIFTWLRLQGRIDSKTEVYGYTRSWSQVGSAVSVLIACSFVYFSNSYVQIFYFSIIPYVLNIINFTTYPKELDGDVKDTVNFNRIMTHIKESFVVIFRRKSLRRLILESMGYEGFFKSIKDYLQPILQQASLPVITLLFAGLAMSREQQSVILIGPVYFLLYMLSAGASKQAHKLVNKIGSEDASARVLWLGMFLLMILLIPGMFLNIYWLMIAGFIAYYVIQNLWTPVFISRLDAHSSESQGATVMSIQSQSKSIATMVIAPITGLAVDFIKVKEIGLSEFWPLAVFGAIISGLFLIGTRNSSKEI, encoded by the coding sequence ATGATCAAAAGATTCAGCTTGTATGGTTTTTTAAAGAATCAAAAGTATTATGAACCCTTTATTCTTCTTGCCTTTTTACAAATGGGATTGAGTTATACTCTCATCGGTTTTCTGATTGCCTTTCGAGAGTTTATGGTCAATCTCATGGAAATTCCCAGCGGCGCTATTGCAGACGTCTGGGGGCGCCGCAGATCTATGATCCTCAGTTTTTTTGCATACATCATTCATTTTGCACTCATCGGATTTGCCGGAACTTTTGCCGTAAATGGACGCATACCCTATCCTCTTTTGCTGGTGTTTCTTTTTGTATCCATGGTGTTCTTTGCTGTGGGGGATGCTTTCAGGACCGGGACACATAAAGCCATGATTTTTACCTGGCTTCGCCTTCAAGGAAGGATTGATTCAAAGACGGAAGTTTATGGGTATACAAGATCCTGGAGCCAAGTTGGTTCTGCTGTTTCGGTTTTAATTGCCTGTTCTTTTGTATATTTTTCGAATTCCTATGTTCAAATCTTCTATTTTTCCATCATTCCCTATGTTCTCAATATCATCAATTTTACAACTTATCCAAAAGAACTCGACGGGGATGTGAAGGATACAGTCAATTTTAACCGTATTATGACCCATATCAAGGAGTCCTTTGTCGTCATATTCCGTCGCAAGTCTCTGCGTCGTCTAATCCTTGAATCCATGGGATATGAGGGGTTTTTCAAGTCTATTAAAGATTATTTGCAACCTATATTGCAACAGGCTTCACTGCCGGTGATCACCCTCTTATTTGCAGGATTGGCTATGAGCCGAGAACAACAGTCAGTTATCCTTATAGGACCGGTTTACTTTCTGCTCTATATGCTCTCTGCCGGTGCCAGTAAACAGGCACACAAACTAGTTAATAAAATAGGTTCTGAGGATGCTTCTGCACGTGTGCTCTGGTTAGGGATGTTTTTGCTTATGATCCTTCTCATTCCTGGCATGTTTTTGAACATATACTGGCTTATGATTGCCGGTTTTATTGCCTATTATGTCATACAGAATCTGTGGACCCCTGTATTCATCAGCCGCTTAGATGCTCACAGTAGTGAATCCCAAGGGGCTACTGTGATGTCAATTCAATCTCAGTCAAAAAGCATTGCAACAATGGTTATAGCCCCCATTACAGGCCTGGCTGTCGATTTCATAAAGGTGAAAGAAATAGGACTGAGTGAGTTCTGGCCTCTTGCTGTCTTTGGAGCTATTATTTCCGGATTATTTCTAATTGGAACCCGTAATTCCAGCAAAGAAATATAA
- a CDS encoding HU family DNA-binding protein, with product MSKYLTPGKLADRLQDKIDLDKEGTLLFGSELFSIIIRELKKDETFSLFGFGSFKKIQVKESKGRNPKTGEEIIIPAHYRIKFTPAGKLADRINAEYAHLKPIILEDNAHEGLLLKAERYKLETPADAEAALSTQESIIPPTVPITRPNPIEEPPAKSEANELDSSLLEDEGQIDEMNQGEPDFGFKKDSSPRIRKALLIGLFLLICFIGVGWFLLKGPDKVVDIDISDSQVPEPIEQALADAAIEPESPSDPIEEIQAVAPVLPGTSYNILPGDSFSLLAQKSWGNIHLWPYLYKQNRTIFPDPDLVRPGDSIIIPPQPDEVKDQELIEDSILMAYRRYRELMEEQSENPRNIRRQRSAEYVLLGGERLYPTFLERNKSSISLEEIRRVEDLHF from the coding sequence ATGAGTAAGTATCTGACACCGGGCAAACTGGCAGACAGGCTTCAGGACAAAATTGACCTGGATAAAGAAGGCACCCTCCTCTTCGGATCAGAATTGTTCTCCATCATCATCAGAGAATTGAAGAAGGATGAGACTTTCTCACTCTTCGGATTTGGTAGTTTCAAAAAAATACAGGTGAAAGAGAGCAAGGGACGGAATCCTAAAACCGGCGAAGAAATCATCATTCCCGCCCATTACAGGATAAAATTCACTCCTGCGGGAAAATTGGCAGACAGAATCAATGCGGAATACGCTCATTTGAAACCGATCATCCTCGAAGACAATGCCCACGAGGGACTGCTGTTAAAGGCAGAACGCTATAAGCTGGAGACTCCAGCCGATGCCGAAGCGGCGCTGTCTACCCAGGAATCCATTATTCCTCCTACTGTTCCTATCACCAGGCCGAATCCTATTGAAGAGCCCCCAGCGAAGAGTGAAGCAAATGAACTGGATTCATCCCTCCTAGAAGATGAGGGACAGATTGACGAGATGAATCAGGGAGAACCCGATTTTGGGTTTAAAAAGGACAGCTCTCCTAGAATCCGCAAGGCCTTACTCATTGGATTATTCCTGCTGATCTGTTTCATAGGAGTGGGATGGTTTCTTTTAAAAGGTCCGGACAAAGTGGTAGACATAGACATTTCAGATTCTCAGGTTCCAGAACCTATTGAACAAGCTCTAGCAGATGCAGCAATAGAACCTGAGAGTCCTTCTGATCCCATAGAAGAGATTCAAGCGGTGGCTCCCGTGCTTCCCGGAACCAGCTACAACATCCTACCGGGAGACTCATTCAGCCTTCTAGCCCAGAAAAGCTGGGGCAATATACACCTGTGGCCCTATCTTTACAAGCAGAATAGAACCATCTTCCCCGATCCCGACCTTGTCCGTCCTGGAGACAGTATCATTATTCCTCCCCAGCCTGATGAGGTAAAGGATCAGGAACTCATCGAAGACAGTATACTCATGGCCTACAGACGCTACAGGGAGCTTATGGAAGAGCAATCTGAGAACCCACGGAACATCAGAAGACAGAGAAGTGCTGAATATGTGCTTCTAGGGGGCGAACGGCTCTATCCGACCTTCCTGGAAAGGAACAAGAGCAGTATTAGCCTTGAAGAGATCAGAAGAGTTGAAGACCTTCATTTCTGA